One segment of Theobroma cacao cultivar B97-61/B2 chromosome 9, Criollo_cocoa_genome_V2, whole genome shotgun sequence DNA contains the following:
- the LOC18589153 gene encoding AAA-ATPase At4g30250, producing MEILSQMWSFLGLLTVLQNILPSQLLSLLHSFYESLQDLFTPYSYFEIPEFNGYCSVDLNDLYRHGSLYLNSVNPSATCRRLTLSRSKSSNCISFTVAPNHTIHDTFNGHSISWTHHVETVQDSLEEKRSFTLKLPKRHRQTLLKPYLDHVISSAEEFERVSRERRLFTNNGHGSYESGWVSVSFRHPSTFDTLALEPELKKQIMEDLTAFAKGREFYHRVGRAWKRGYLLYGPPGSGKSSLIAAMANYLCYDVYDLELTKVTDNSELRALLVQTTNRSVIVIEDIDCSVDLTMDRLSKRSLRSRAQSHATIKGDADQENGRVTLSGLLNFTDGLWSCCGEERIIVFTTNHRDNVDPALVRCGRMDVHVSLGRCGMHAFKVLAKNYLNLDSHPMFQLVETCISSGGSLTPAQIGEVLLRNRWNADVAMKEVVSAMQSQLQTQNNQGGGGADYDEIAMTRSPESALAVGSPELWDSSPTKVGRNGKKWKQGSSTGSAEKKVNFLVRLRSLTKSDCDRKVL from the coding sequence ATGGAGATATTGTCACAAATGTGGTCTTTCCTGGGACTCCTCACCGTCCTTCAGAACATCTTGCCCTCGCAACTGCTCTCCCTCCTCCACTCCTTCTACGAGTCCCTCCAAGACCTTTTCACCCCTTACTCCTACTTCGAGATCCCTGAATTCAACGGCTACTGCAGCGTCGATCTCAACGACCTCTATCGCCATGGGAGCCTCTACCTCAACTCTGTCAACCCTTCCGCCACCTGCCGCCGTCTCACCCTCTCTCGCTCCAAGTCCTCCAATTGCATCTCCTTCACTGTGGCTCCCAACCACACCATCCACGACACCTTCAATGGCCACAGCATCTCCTGGACTCACCATGTGGAGACGGTGCAGGATTCTTTAGAGGAAAAACGCAGCTTCACTCTCAAGCTCCCCAAGCGCCACCGCCAGACCCTACTCAAGCCCTATCTCGACCACGTAATTTCAAGTGCTGAGGAGTTTGAGCGAGTGTCACGCGAAAGGAGGCTTTTCACCAACAATGGGCATGGTTCGTACGAGTCAGGCTGGGTATCTGTCTCATTCCGTCACCCCTCCACATTTGACACGCTGGCTCTGGAGCCAGAACTGAAGAAGCAAATAATGGAAGACCTCACAGCTTTTGCAAAGGGGAGAGAATTTTATCATAGAGTCGGACGTGCATGGAAACGGGGATACTTACTCTATGGGCCTCCTGGTTCTGGGAAGTCCAGCTTGATCGCAGCCATGGCAAACTATCTTTGTTACGACGTGTACGATTTGGAACTCACCAAAGTGACAGACAACTCCGAGTTGAGAGCTTTGCTGGTCCAGACCACCAACCGCTCCGTCATTGTGATCGAGGACATAGACTGTTCCGTTGATCTGACGATGGACAGACTGTCGAAGAGATCATTACGTTCGCGGGCTCAGTCACACGCAACGATAAAAGGAGATGCTGATCAGGAGAATGGTAGAGTAACGTTATCAGGGCTCTTAAACTTCACTGATGGATTGTGGTCTTGCTGCGGAGAGGAAAGAATAATAGTTTTCACCACCAACCACAGGGACAACGTGGATCCTGCTCTGGTTAGATGCGGCCGCATGGATGTGCATGTCAGCCTAGGCAGGTGTGGGATGCATGCCTTCAAGGTCCTGGCTAAAAACTATCTCAACCTCGACTCCCACCCCATGTTTCAACTGGTGGAGACCTGCATAAGCTCTGGTGGGTCCTTAACTCCAGCTCAGATAGGGGAGGTACTGCTAAGGAACAGGTGGAATGCTGACGTGGCTATGAAAGAGGTTGTCTCTGCCATGCAGTCGCAGTTGCAGACACAGAATAATCAAGGCGGTGGTGGCGCTGACTACGACGAGATAGCCATGACAAGGTCGCCCGAGAGCGCGTTGGCTGTGGGGTCGCCTGAGCTGTGGGACTCATCTCCTACGAAGGTTGGCAGGAACGGGAAGAAATGGAAACAAGGGTCCAGTACTGGCAGTGCGGAGAAGAAGGTTAACTTTTTGGTAAGGCTAAGGTCTTTGACCAAGTCTGATTGTGACAGAAAAGTCTTGTGA